In Zea mays cultivar B73 chromosome 7, Zm-B73-REFERENCE-NAM-5.0, whole genome shotgun sequence, the following proteins share a genomic window:
- the LOC109941238 gene encoding uncharacterized protein codes for MPSHARAQAMPLPCQTCSSPKPPPLSHSSIVTSTINGASWHVFLWIYGAAIATGPREVCSPDSSASPLLSYKSDPFCPATRSPPLRCSRPRRITPIGAADALCHRRGRLEADAVLPSTFLRAVLCSSPPFESSKADCVVEDLNLFEDDPQDMLEQEGDAGDFDGDFDDEF; via the exons ATGCCCAGCCACGCGCGCGCCCAAGCCATGCCACTGCCATGCCAGACATGCAGTAGCCCGAAACCACCGCCACTTAGTCATTCGTCCATCGTAACGTCTACCATTAATGGAGCTTCATGGCATGTGTTTCTCTGGATTTATGGTGCAGCTATAGCCACGGGACCGCGTGAAGTCTGCAGCCCCGACTCCTCTGCTTCCCCTCTTCTCTCCTATAAAAG CGACCCATTTTGCCCCGCCACCAGATCCCCACcgttgcgttgcagtcgaccccgTCGTATAACACCGATCGGAGCTGCCGACGCCCTTTGCCACCGGCGAGGACGCCTCGAAGCCGACGCAGTGCTTCCGTCAACCTTCCTCCGTGCCGTCCTCTGTTCATCGCCACCGTTCGAGAGCTCCA AAGCTGATTGTGTGGTAGAGGATCTGAATTTGTTtgaggacgacccacaggacatgcttgagcaag agggtgatgctggagactttgatggagatttcgacgatgagttctaa